From a single Cyclobacterium marinum DSM 745 genomic region:
- a CDS encoding D-alanyl-D-alanine carboxypeptidase produces the protein MKLKFLAAVILWLVIFQQTVAQDLRSSFLGLDELMGENSFFDNHLTGFMLYDLDSQLVRYEKNSHIYFIPASTTKLFTFFGALMVLSDSSTFMRFIPQGNKATIWGTGDPSWKYPTLPLPAIKAFLSKYDTLYYSESNWKNEPFGYGWQWDDFNHSYAAEMSPIPLFGNLVSAKNVNNKPILTPGIFSVSYSDKPVKNVQRNWRNNEFYYNPRTYNGRDSKVPYMTSAETFSKLASKEWDIPVKLSNATLPPDHFILKGIPTKNLYKEMLLESDNFIAEQLLLQISDKLFFELDSEKAIEYIKKTYLYDLPDDPQWVDGSGLSRHNLFTPRTMVSLAEKIYRLFPDEELFSLLPTGGRTGTLKFNYSAPKPYVMAKTGTISNHHSLVGYLKTKNNKIYAFAFMNNNYPYKATVVRREMEKVLLYIRDNF, from the coding sequence ATGAAATTAAAATTTTTAGCAGCTGTTATTTTATGGCTGGTCATTTTTCAACAAACAGTAGCCCAAGATTTAAGATCATCATTTTTAGGATTGGACGAATTAATGGGTGAAAACTCGTTTTTTGACAACCATCTTACAGGCTTCATGTTATATGATTTAGATAGTCAACTGGTTCGTTACGAGAAAAACAGTCATATTTATTTCATCCCGGCATCTACCACCAAGCTATTTACCTTTTTTGGTGCTTTAATGGTGCTGTCAGATAGTAGTACTTTTATGCGATTTATTCCCCAAGGAAATAAGGCTACCATATGGGGAACTGGAGATCCTTCTTGGAAATATCCTACCCTCCCCCTTCCTGCCATTAAAGCATTTTTATCAAAATACGATACGCTTTATTACTCTGAGAGCAATTGGAAAAACGAGCCTTTTGGTTATGGCTGGCAATGGGATGATTTCAACCATTCCTATGCTGCAGAAATGTCACCAATTCCCCTTTTTGGAAACCTAGTTAGCGCAAAAAATGTAAACAATAAGCCTATATTAACCCCTGGTATTTTTAGTGTGAGTTATTCAGACAAACCTGTGAAAAATGTCCAACGAAATTGGCGTAACAATGAATTTTATTACAACCCTAGAACCTATAATGGAAGAGACAGTAAAGTTCCGTATATGACCTCTGCAGAAACTTTTTCTAAACTTGCAAGTAAAGAATGGGACATACCTGTTAAGCTATCCAATGCTACCCTTCCCCCAGACCATTTTATTTTGAAAGGAATCCCCACCAAAAACCTTTATAAAGAGATGTTGCTGGAAAGCGACAATTTTATAGCAGAACAACTGCTCCTTCAAATTTCCGATAAATTGTTTTTTGAACTGGACAGTGAAAAGGCCATTGAATACATTAAAAAAACCTATCTTTATGACTTACCTGATGACCCTCAGTGGGTTGATGGGTCAGGACTTTCAAGACACAATCTTTTCACACCCCGAACCATGGTATCATTGGCTGAGAAAATTTACCGCTTATTTCCTGACGAGGAGCTATTCAGTCTTCTACCAACCGGAGGAAGAACAGGGACTTTAAAATTTAATTATTCAGCGCCCAAGCCATATGTAATGGCAAAAACAGGGACCATCAGCAACCACCATAGTTTGGTCGGTTATTTGAAAACCAAAAACAATAAAATCTACGCCTTTGCCTTTATGAATAACAATTATCCCTATAAAGCTACAGTGGTAAGAAGAGAAATGGAAAAGGTACTGTTATATATCCGTGATAACTTCTAA
- a CDS encoding S66 peptidase family protein codes for MKKRHFLQKISLGLGVLPVLGFTPSAGKTSSPKNLLPAALKKGDLVGLISPSAATADLMQFTFAKEAMEGLGLKVIEGKHLKNRRGHLAGTDEERAADLNEMFANKAVKAIICIRGGSGAARILPLIDYKTVKNNPKPLLGYSDITALHNALFAQTGLITFHGPNGSGTWGKFNVNQFKRLFFENNGKLVYENEVEETEDLVVKKNRIRTIFSGKATGELVGGNLTVLTSLAGSPYLPSFKGKILFLEDIGEEPYRIDRMMSTLMLMGVFQEIKGFVFGQCTDCDPSGGYGNLTLDQIFDDYLLPHKIPAFRGAMIGHVPKQFLLPHGAKVILDADQGTLTTDQSIFKTV; via the coding sequence ATGAAAAAACGACACTTTTTACAAAAAATTAGCCTGGGTCTTGGAGTTTTACCTGTACTAGGTTTTACCCCATCCGCAGGAAAAACTTCTTCGCCAAAAAATCTTTTACCAGCTGCTCTAAAAAAGGGAGACTTGGTAGGATTGATTAGCCCTTCTGCAGCTACTGCAGATTTGATGCAATTTACCTTTGCCAAGGAGGCGATGGAAGGACTTGGTTTAAAAGTAATTGAAGGAAAACACCTAAAAAACCGTAGAGGGCATTTGGCTGGTACAGATGAAGAAAGAGCCGCAGACCTGAATGAGATGTTTGCCAACAAGGCTGTAAAGGCAATTATCTGCATTAGAGGTGGCTCAGGAGCAGCAAGGATACTCCCCTTGATCGATTATAAAACCGTTAAAAACAACCCTAAACCACTACTTGGCTACAGCGACATAACAGCCCTTCATAATGCTCTGTTTGCCCAAACAGGACTTATTACTTTCCATGGCCCAAATGGCTCCGGGACATGGGGTAAATTCAACGTTAATCAGTTCAAACGACTTTTCTTCGAAAACAATGGGAAACTAGTTTACGAAAATGAGGTAGAGGAAACTGAAGACCTAGTCGTTAAAAAAAACAGGATCAGGACAATCTTCTCCGGAAAGGCAACAGGTGAATTGGTAGGTGGAAACCTTACCGTGCTGACCTCCTTGGCGGGATCCCCCTACCTTCCTTCTTTCAAAGGAAAAATTCTTTTCTTAGAAGACATTGGGGAGGAGCCTTACAGAATTGATAGAATGATGAGCACCTTAATGCTCATGGGGGTATTTCAAGAAATTAAAGGTTTTGTTTTCGGTCAATGTACTGACTGTGATCCAAGCGGAGGATATGGAAACCTTACCTTAGATCAGATATTTGACGATTACTTGCTCCCTCATAAAATCCCTGCTTTCCGTGGAGCGATGATTGGACATGTTCCCAAGCAATTCCTCCTGCCTCACGGCGCAAAGGTGATACTGGATGCAGATCAAGGCACTTTGACAACTGATCAATCCATATTCAAAACCGTTTAA
- a CDS encoding SGNH/GDSL hydrolase family protein, whose translation MLGNKINATNESPFKEINYLALGDSYTIGEGEATPNTYPWQITKIFSNEGIKFNTKVIAKTGWTSNELLQAMSQEKIAPNSYDIASILIGVNNQYRGQSTEQFHEELIELIETTQSFLKNRNNHIVLVSIPDWGITRFGQSGKKPQDQISKEINAFNKVISNEAEIRDMPFINITDHYRVWGGNAKNMVDDGLHPSRYIYKEWAFQLSEIFRELYQL comes from the coding sequence ATGCTTGGAAATAAAATAAATGCAACAAATGAGTCACCATTCAAAGAAATAAATTACTTGGCCTTGGGAGACAGTTACACCATTGGTGAAGGTGAAGCAACACCAAACACTTACCCTTGGCAAATCACAAAAATATTCTCCAATGAAGGGATAAAATTTAACACAAAAGTGATTGCCAAAACAGGGTGGACAAGCAATGAATTACTTCAGGCAATGAGTCAAGAGAAAATTGCACCCAATTCTTATGACATAGCCAGTATACTTATTGGTGTAAACAACCAATACCGAGGGCAATCAACCGAACAATTCCATGAGGAGCTGATTGAACTGATTGAGACCACTCAAAGTTTTTTGAAAAATAGAAATAACCATATCGTGCTTGTTTCTATTCCCGACTGGGGAATTACTCGTTTTGGCCAATCCGGTAAAAAACCGCAGGATCAAATTTCTAAAGAAATCAATGCTTTTAATAAGGTTATAAGTAACGAAGCAGAAATCCGTGACATGCCTTTTATAAATATTACAGACCATTACCGCGTATGGGGAGGCAATGCCAAAAACATGGTGGATGACGGACTACATCCAAGTAGGTATATCTACAAAGAATGGGCATTCCAGTTAAGTGAAATTTTCAGGGAACTGTATCAACTGTAG
- a CDS encoding SDR family oxidoreductase, which produces MNKPKQFPEQSLSQPGDQHKMNPTPEVIRENYKGSGKLENKIALITGGDSGIGRSVAVHFAREGADVAIVYLNEVSDAKETQKLVEKEGKKCLLIEGDIRLESFCKEAVQQCIDSLGGLNSLICNAAMQFPKDSLDEIDSDQLHKTFETNIYSFFYITRAALPHLSEGDTIINTSSVTAYRGSEHLIDYSSTKGAIVSFTRSLSQNLAKKKIRVNGVAPGPIWTPLIPATFDDVSEFGQDSPLGRAGQPSEVAPAYVYLASEDSSYVTGQFIHINGGELIGG; this is translated from the coding sequence ATGAATAAACCGAAGCAATTTCCGGAACAGTCTCTTAGCCAACCAGGTGATCAGCACAAAATGAATCCAACTCCTGAGGTAATTAGAGAAAATTATAAAGGAAGCGGCAAGTTGGAAAATAAAATTGCACTAATAACTGGTGGAGACAGTGGTATAGGAAGAAGTGTTGCCGTTCATTTTGCAAGAGAAGGCGCAGACGTAGCTATTGTTTATTTAAATGAAGTTTCTGATGCTAAAGAAACTCAGAAATTGGTCGAAAAAGAAGGGAAGAAGTGCTTGTTGATAGAAGGAGATATCAGGTTGGAAAGTTTTTGTAAGGAAGCTGTACAACAATGCATTGATTCTTTAGGTGGACTGAATAGCTTAATATGCAATGCAGCGATGCAATTCCCAAAGGATTCCTTGGATGAAATTGATAGTGATCAACTTCACAAAACATTTGAAACCAACATATACTCTTTCTTTTATATAACTCGAGCAGCATTGCCACATTTGAGTGAAGGTGATACCATTATAAACACTTCGTCAGTTACAGCTTACAGGGGAAGTGAACATTTGATAGATTATTCGAGTACCAAGGGAGCAATAGTAAGTTTTACTCGTTCTCTTTCTCAAAATCTAGCTAAAAAGAAAATTAGGGTAAATGGTGTTGCACCAGGCCCAATTTGGACTCCTCTAATTCCAGCTACTTTTGATGATGTTTCCGAATTTGGGCAAGATTCACCGCTTGGACGCGCCGGACAGCCGAGTGAAGTGGCCCCAGCCTATGTGTATCTTGCAAGTGAAGATAGTAGTTATGTAACAGGACAATTTATCCATATTAATGGGGGAGAACTGATTGGAGGATAA
- the gntA gene encoding guanitoxin biosynthesis heme-dependent pre-guanitoxin N-hydroxylase GntA encodes MKPNTIISNDETRLKDIKQEFKEFIIDKKHPCIMANAVFSLNNFEMKLFKKFASKDTALKMLIAIKAYLANIDFNSNKFKSFIAVFPETHINSEKEFEQLLWDQLQYIHDIDEQPWDPNVSSDPENASFSFSIAGHAFYVVGMHPKSSRLARRTPYTTLVFNLHSQFVKLRENKSFNKIRDKIRERDIDFQGSVNSVLKDFGESSEAVQYSGRQVTGNWKCPFHSNS; translated from the coding sequence ATGAAACCCAATACCATAATCTCAAACGATGAGACTAGATTAAAGGATATTAAACAAGAGTTTAAAGAATTTATTATCGACAAAAAACATCCTTGTATAATGGCAAATGCAGTATTCTCTTTAAATAATTTTGAAATGAAATTATTTAAGAAATTTGCTTCAAAAGACACCGCTCTAAAAATGCTAATTGCAATTAAAGCGTATTTGGCTAATATCGATTTTAATAGCAATAAATTTAAATCTTTTATAGCTGTATTTCCAGAAACGCATATTAACTCGGAAAAAGAGTTTGAACAATTATTGTGGGATCAACTTCAATACATTCATGACATCGATGAACAACCTTGGGATCCTAATGTAAGTAGCGACCCTGAAAATGCTTCATTTAGCTTTAGCATAGCAGGTCATGCATTTTATGTTGTCGGAATGCATCCTAAGAGTTCTCGATTAGCCAGAAGAACCCCTTACACCACCTTGGTCTTTAATTTACATAGCCAATTTGTGAAATTGAGAGAAAATAAATCCTTTAATAAAATCCGAGACAAAATAAGGGAACGCGATATCGACTTCCAAGGATCTGTCAATTCTGTGTTAAAAGACTTTGGCGAAAGTAGCGAAGCTGTACAATATAGTGGGAGACAAGTTACCGGAAATTGGAAGTGTCCTTTTCATTCGAACAGTTGA
- a CDS encoding DUF1989 domain-containing protein: MNTINKQSGVAFKLKKGQKLRVIDPQGEQVSDMVLFNANDILEKISSGKTLDFEENILITAGNFLWSNRGNKMMEILEDTNGRNDFLLAPCSPETFKIMYNIDDYHPSCFENLHTSLAPFGIKSDDIPTAFNIFMNVQFDQNGRLKVLPPLSKAGDYLLFEAQMDLIIALTACSAEDSNGGTFKPIHYEILESNL, encoded by the coding sequence ATGAATACAATTAATAAACAATCCGGAGTAGCTTTTAAATTAAAAAAAGGGCAAAAATTAAGGGTTATAGATCCTCAAGGTGAACAAGTAAGTGACATGGTATTGTTTAATGCAAATGACATTTTAGAGAAAATATCTTCCGGCAAAACATTGGATTTTGAAGAAAACATTCTCATTACTGCTGGTAATTTCCTTTGGAGTAACAGAGGAAATAAAATGATGGAAATTTTAGAAGACACCAATGGTAGAAATGATTTTCTACTAGCTCCATGCAGTCCAGAAACCTTCAAAATTATGTATAATATTGATGATTATCACCCAAGTTGCTTTGAGAATTTGCATACCTCCTTGGCTCCTTTTGGGATTAAGTCTGATGATATTCCTACGGCTTTTAATATTTTTATGAATGTGCAATTTGACCAGAATGGAAGATTAAAAGTACTGCCACCATTAAGTAAGGCTGGAGATTACTTGCTCTTTGAAGCGCAAATGGATCTTATTATTGCACTTACGGCATGCTCTGCTGAAGATAGCAATGGAGGAACATTTAAACCTATCCATTATGAAATCTTAGAAAGCAATCTTTA